ctgattccaaattacagtcattccccccccagcccgtcaagttttgaaagcttctcctccagatcagcaaatttcccctaatgagctggagtcagactggccagctgatgacaactggatcagctccgttggtgccgtcaccattaagaggtgtgtgcagcccccaaaaggtcagtactgtcaatatcctataggggacactttgaaccagaggggatcctatagatcaaaaagttgacccagtttgattccgcacccaaaaacgaacatctgtcagacgaactccagttgtttcccagtatttcagttaaaacgtggaccaaattgttctgaagagaggcgcgtgtgctggatatgacgcgatccaaccacgaacacgtgacgtgtagaggaagaagaagcgaaagtgaaagttctcaacttcgggctccatctggactgaccgagccctgatggaaacctctaatattcaggtagcatttggttctttcactgctgtcgtctcgaatcaatgttccgctgcgagatgcggcttaataagctgcgtgttcgcaatgagcgtgcgcgtgtttcggacgcacattgcggctggtcgacgggaatgttgtgacggatgatcaaactttgtagcgtgtttcctctaactgcgttttccgctaaccctgagccaacattttagaggttgaggaagcacattttaatactcacaataagtcacaatattatttgcagttagtggaaaaatccacggaaagagggacacaaacgcgacagttttagcctcctctctttgtccctccaccagggggacaatcaatcctttatttaaaaaaggagagtatggaaagagggagagatcaaggcattccattttattgttttaacaactggttctttgtggaatatgaatttgttattatggatttatgaatgtgttctgttttgaatgaagcagtcaagaaacctaaacccatggtgttttgatatttttggtcctgtacatgtggtcagataagattagtctgagcagaattgggtgttttttgccctttgctgtgtgtcatctattctattcagcatgttgggttgcttgacttctgttgggtgtgtcaacttgatcatcacttctgagatattgacacacctttttcctgaggctggctccaatgctgccaacacacctggccatggatatggtgggacttctgtgatgagtggggtcagaggtggtggacaagctctgctccaaaacaagcttgctagatatgtttgggatctcctccgccacaaccaccagctgcaactagtagctgtgcacgccatgcagagttttgacctctaggtcaggctacagatgttttttccagcaccatcatgtgttggtgagaaacatgatgcgcctgatcaaaaaagctgcttgtaatctgacagacgagccatgatgagatgtcaaggtgcgttgttgaaaatgaagatcctcttcttggaatcctgtctgagatgacagaagatgatgctgcatttgacccactttgatgatgtgatgacgtatttctgtttttttgaatgcattctcatcttatttgttgaatttaatgttgagaactgacatcttgaaagaatttaggttttcttgtaaaccataaccagataaaaaatgatttaatttgtatttgtgtgcgtccgtctaatgccaccgcaccttctgaaacacccaggagaaacatttttccacaactattttatatttaacatggtgtaaacttttaagatgtcccaaaacttttttccaatatatatgtggcctgtatgatgtacagggtgacatcatataatagattttgatgtgaatgagccgacaatacgtcattggacagacctctgcttgtcttcatgctgagaatcatgttctttaatcttcttttctgtgtcagcagactgttcctgcttaaccgtttagactcacatttaaaaatgagcgaatgtgtgatggaagaggaagagagagcagagtccacagtgtccagctgtgtgtccatgaagagcgacaggtccaaagggaACCCtgaaaacttcggtattggacctcaaggctcacctttaaagtaaggttttctgaaccacataactctgccttagaacatttcacaaccatacaaaacatcattttgtaggtattagcctccactatcgtgaaaaatgaaattcatcagctctttaaatgaaacggtgcacagtcctttcaccatgttggcctgtggaaaaccagtgttgtcggcccgatggaccagcgtccccgtcgttgccggaccaccgttggccaccagttgggttttgggatcaaagtgggggcgtttcctgtatccggttctcctcacggatccatgactacaacatgttgctgcaagtgcagagacgtttgctctggaaagaactttagagcacattcagtgctgcaggatgaggggctggaaaaggtgccagttcttttctcactgcagggaacagttaaaaaaagcagcttaaactctgaaaacatgaaaatgatacagagacatcattgatttattgattcagttgttatccagaatggattagaaatgttcctgtttgataaaaatgcagtgaattgggattatttaactccaacctctacagattatttaccttcatcacagtctcatcactatttctgatgtttcctcaggatggacgaggacagagcagagtccacagtgcccagctgggtgtccctgaagagtgaccggtccaagaagattaataaacttcagaagttcagaggaaatgtaagaaaactaaagcgtgatgatgtgtttgtgtggcagctgttagtcacattaacagcagcaggttgtgagtttattattggagatgtttaacacttaaacctcagacagtcatatagttacagacttaatgtgaatattgttgattagaaacaagaatcaggtttaaactgaaagatgaattcagacataaatgctggaacaatattgagtcttgatcaggttctttcatcctataaatcaaaggactaatagagatgtgtttcatagtgagaggggggagcacatcctatcaaactgggaccagtcagctccaccaggagagtcctcttgttcacaatctggaagcagatctggagatgctgaaatgaagcccaaacaaagtaaaactgttcaatatgagatttaatttgtgatgtcatgaatttggagttgtgttgatgatttattatagatggaaatcattggtttacttatgttcaggaagtgatctgcaggaggtgatagaaggtcataagatgagtctgaagagaagatgtgaacatgtgactgaaggaactaatgaagcaggaagtggaaccctgctgaacaagatctacactgagctctacatcactgagggacaaagtgaggaggtggacacacaacatgaggtgagacagcttgagagaacctccaagaagaacatccaggacactccaatcaagtgccaggacatcttcaaagtcttatctgagcaacagagacacatcagagtggttctgaccaacggtgtcgccggcgttggaaaaaccttctcagtgcagaagttcagtctggactgggcagaaggtttggagaaccaagacatcagtctggtgcttccgctctcatgcagggagctgaacttgatcagagatgagcagcacagtcttctctcactgcttcatgttttccatccaacattacagaagatcagagcagaagatctgactgtctggaaacttctgttcatctttgatggcctggatgaaagcagattttcactgggtttcaacaagcatcagctcatctctgatgtcacacaagtatcgtcagttgacgtgctcctggtgaacctcatccaggggaacctgcttccctcagctctcatctggatcacctccagacctgcagcagcccatcagattcctccctcgtgtgttgacaggatcacagaagtacgaggcttcactgactcccagaaggaggagtacttcaggaggaggttcagtgatgaagatctgtccaagagaatcatctcacacatcaaggcctccaggagcctccacatcatgtgtctgatcccagttttctgctggatcactgctatagttctggaggacatgatgaccagagaccagagaggagagctgcccaaaaccctgactgacctctactcacacttcctgagggttcagataaagaggaagaagcagaagtatggaggaaagcagagaccagaggaactgactgaggctgataaagaactccttctgaagttgggtcggctggcgtttgaacatctggagaaaggaaacatcatgttctactcagaagacctggagcgatgtggactggacgtctccgaggtgtcggtgtactcaggagtttgtacagagatcttcaagagagagagtgtgatcttccagaaatcagtctactgctttgttcatctgagcattcaggagtttctggctgccgtctacatgttccaccgttacaccaggaaagacacagcggttataaataagttcctaaataTTCAAACCACCCCTTTTCCTGGTGTTGGGTTGTTTCACATGATCATCCATCACATctttgatgacttcctcaggagagcactaatgaaatctctcaaaagtgaaaatggccacctggacttgtttgttcgcttccttcatggtctctctctggagtccaatcagaggatcttgggtggactgttggatcagaggaacagccacccagaaaccatccagaaggtcctcaacaacctga
This DNA window, taken from Takifugu flavidus isolate HTHZ2018 unplaced genomic scaffold, ASM371156v2 ctg861, whole genome shotgun sequence, encodes the following:
- the LOC130521311 gene encoding protein NLRC3-like; the encoded protein is MKPKQRSDLQEVIEGHKMSLKRRCEHVTEGTNEAGSGTLLNKIYTELYITEGQSEEVDTQHEVRQLERTSKKNIQDTPIKCQDIFKVLSEQQRHIRVVLTNGVAGVGKTFSVQKFSLDWAEGLENQDISLVLPLSCRELNLIRDEQHSLLSLLHVFHPTLQKIRAEDLTVWKLLFIFDGLDESRFSLGFNKHQLISDVTQVSSVDVLLVNLIQGNLLPSALIWITSRPAAAHQIPPSCVDRITEVRGFTDSQKEEYFRRRFSDEDLSKRIISHIKASRSLHIMCLIPVFCWITAIVLEDMMTRDQRGELPKTLTDLYSHFLRVQIKRKKQKYGGKQRPEELTEADKELLLKLGRLAFEHLEKGNIMFYSEDLERCGLDVSEVSVYSGVCTEIFKRESVIFQKSVYCFVHLSIQEFLAAVYMFHRYTRKDTAVINKFLNIQTTPFPGVGKDTAVI